Part of the Betaproteobacteria bacterium genome, GCAGGCCCTCGCGCCGCGCCGCAGCGACGAAGCTCGAGAGAAACGGCAGCGATGCCTGTGACGTGAGCGCTCCGCCGGCCTTGTCGGCCGTATCGAGCATGACGCCGACGAACCCGGCGCCGGCAATCCGCGGTATCAACTCGAGGTCGGGGTCGCGGTCCGCGAACAGCACGGCGATCAGCGGCTGTCGACGGGCGATCGGCACCAGTGGCGGCAGGCAGGCAGGGCGATCCGGACCCGGCAGCAGCCCGATCTTGACCATGTCGACGCCGGTCGCCGCGATCTCCTGTACGGCGGCCACGATCAATCGGGGATCCGGCGGCAGATCGCCCACCGTCGCGCTGACCGGCCGGGCGCCCGCGACGGTTGCCACGATCTCGCGGATGGCATCCATAGGCAGCGCGCCCAGCGCGCCGTGGGCGGGCTCCTTCGCGTCGATCAGGTCCGCACCGTGAGCCACCGCGACCGCGGCTTCCGCCGCCGAGCGCACGCTGATCAGGGCTCGCGTCACCGCCTTGGTCTCCCTGCGTCGGCGCTGCGATGCGCGGCGATCCGCGCCGTGAGCCAGTCCCATGCTTCCCGCTCTGCGGCCCCGGCGGTCTTCGAGATCGCAATCGCGAGGTACTCGACTTCCGCATCCACCTTCTCCGGCGGCAGCATGTCGAGCCGGCTCACCAGGATGGCCGCCTCGAGAACCGCCGCTTGCGCGCGATTGAAGCCGCGAAAGGGCGCGTGCGCAGTGAACGCCACACTCCGGCACCACAGGCGTGGGCGCACGGGGTCGTCCTCAACCCGCGCCAGCGCCAGCTCGCGGTGCGCGAGCGCTACTTCCAGGCGGCGACCTGCGATCGCCTCGACGGGCAGCGTCGGCCATTCGCGGCGACCGGTGAGGCATCCTGCAAAAACACGTACGTCGTCGGTGTAGTTGACCA contains:
- a CDS encoding DUF447 family protein; its protein translation is MPAIWEVIVTTVSPAGEVHIAPMGIREEEDGILLQPFRPSTTLENVLATGGAVVNYTDDVRVFAGCLTGRREWPTLPVEAIAGRRLEVALAHRELALARVEDDPVRPRLWCRSVAFTAHAPFRGFNRAQAAVLEAAILVSRLDMLPPEKVDAEVEYLAIAISKTAGAAEREAWDWLTARIAAHRSADAGRPRR
- a CDS encoding (5-formylfuran-3-yl)methyl phosphate synthase: MGLAHGADRRASQRRRRETKAVTRALISVRSAAEAAVAVAHGADLIDAKEPAHGALGALPMDAIREIVATVAGARPVSATVGDLPPDPRLIVAAVQEIAATGVDMVKIGLLPGPDRPACLPPLVPIARRQPLIAVLFADRDPDLELIPRIAGAGFVGVMLDTADKAGGALTSQASLPFLSSFVAAARREGLLAGLAGSLRREDIATLHPLGASYLGFRGAVCKRNNRVDGLDPRCLDEILLSLQRELIGISLSGTRSVS